A stretch of Triticum aestivum cultivar Chinese Spring chromosome 1D, IWGSC CS RefSeq v2.1, whole genome shotgun sequence DNA encodes these proteins:
- the LOC123183035 gene encoding histone H2B.2-like, giving the protein MAPKADKKPAAESKVEKAAEKAPAGKKPKAEKRLPASKEAAGGEGKTRGRKKGSKAKKGVETYKIYIFKVLKQVHPDIGISSKAMSIMNSFINDIFEKLAGESAKLARYNKKPTITSREIQTSVRLVLPGELAKHAVSEGTKAVTKFTSS; this is encoded by the coding sequence ATGGCCCCCAAGGCAGACAAGAAGCCGGCCGCGGAGAGcaaggtggagaaggcggcggagAAGGCCCCCGCGGGCAAGAAGCCCAAGGCCGAGAAGCGGCTTCCGGCGTCCAAGGAGGCCGCCGGCGGCGAGGGCAAGACGAGGGGCCGGAAGAAGGGCAGCAAGGCGAAGAAGGGCGTGGAGACGTACAAGATCTACATCTtcaaggtgctgaagcaggtgcacCCGGACATCGGCATCTCCTCCAAGGCCATGTCcatcatgaactccttcatcaacgaCATCTTCGAGAAGCTCGCCGGGGAGTCGGCCAAGCTCGCCCGCTACAACAAGAAGCCCACCATCACGTCCAGGGAGATCCAGACCTCCGTCCGCCTCGTCCTCCCCGGCGAGCTCGCCAAGCACGCCGTCTCCGAGGGCACCAAGGCCgtcaccaagttcacctcctcATAG